One region of Balaenoptera ricei isolate mBalRic1 chromosome 5, mBalRic1.hap2, whole genome shotgun sequence genomic DNA includes:
- the LOC132366375 gene encoding transmembrane and ubiquitin-like domain-containing protein 1, with product MALTEGVGDEVTILFAVRACLPVLALAWASTHTAEGTDPLPQPSGTPTPTQPREAMAVTDGIRGEAPGAETPSLRHRGQAAQPEPGVGLPATPPPPDPPQEPPVLRLKFLYDSEQVARAWPHDTIGSLRRTQFPGREQHVRLIYQGQLLGDDTQSLGSLPLPPNCVLHCHVPTREGPPHPPCPPGSEPGPSGLAVGSLLLPLLLWDCQIQYRPFFPLTATLGLAGFTLRPSLLAFAMFRP from the coding sequence ATGGCCCTGACAGAAGGGGTGGGTGATGAGGTGACCATCCTTTTCGCGGTGCGTGCCTGCCTTCCGGTGCTGGCTCTCGCCTGGGCCTCAACACACACTGCCGAGGGCACTGATCCACTGCCCCAGCCGTCAGGGACCCCAACACCGACACAGCCCAGAGAAGCCATGGCGGTCACCGACGGCATCAGAGGGGAGGCCCCAGGAGCCGAGACCCCCAGCCTGAGACACAGAGGTCAGGCTGCACAGCCAGAGCCTGGAGTGGGGCTCCCAGCAACGCCGCCGCCTCCAGACCCCCCCCAGGAGCCCCCAGTACTACGGCTGAAATTCCTCTATGATTCAGAGCAGGTGGCCAGGGCCTGGCCCCATGACACCATCGGCTCCCTGAGAAGGACCCAATTTCCTGGCCGGGAACAGCACGTGCGACTCATCTACCAAGGGCAGCTGTTAGGAGACGACACCCAGAGCCTGGGcagccttcccctccctcctaaCTGCGTTCTGCATTGCCACGTGCCCACTCGGGAGGGTCCCCCACACCCACCCTGCCCACCGGGGTCAGAGCCAGGCCCCTCCGGGCTGGCAGTAGGCagcctgctgctgccgctgctgctctGGGACTGCCAGATCCAGTACCGGCCCTTCTTTCCCCTGACCGCCACTCTGGGGCTGGCCGGCTTCACCCTGCGCCCCAGTCTCCTGGCCTTTGCCATGTTCCGCCCGTAG